The genomic interval AGGACCAGCGGCTCTTCGAGGCGACGCAGTCGCTCGTCGACAAGGCCGAGGCCCGGGCCGGCCTCGACACGCCCGGCGAGGTGCTGCTGCGTTCACGCTCGGCGCTCAACGAGCGACGCAGCGGCCTGATCCGCAGCAAGGCCGCGATCCGCAACGCCGAGGACCGCATCAAGAGCCTCGTGAACGACCCCGAGCTCATCGGCGGCGGGCGTGAGCTGGTGCTCGGCGACCTGCCGACCGCCTTCCCCGAAGCGCCGAAGCTGGTGCCCACCGCCGAGGCCGCGCTCCTGCACCGCCCGGAGGTCAACCAGGCCTTCCTGCAGTGGCGGGCCGCCGCGGTCCGCTCGGGCATCGCGCAGAACGAGACGCTGCCGCAGCTGGACGCCATCGCCGAGGTGGCGACCTCGGGCCTGCGGGAGGGCGGCGAAACGGGCGAGGCGATCGACGACCAGTTCAACAGCGACCTCTCCTTCACGCTGGGCCTCCGCTTCGAGACGCCGATCGGCAGAAGCGAGCGGGACGCCCGCGCCCTCCGCCGCCGCCTGGAGCTCCGCAGCCAGGGCAACCAGGTGAAGGTGACCATCGAGACGGTGCTGCTGGAGGTCAAGGTCGGCGTCCGCGAGGTGCGGACGGCGTACGAGGACCTGGTCAGCCGGCACGGCACCCTGCTCGCCACCCGCGAGGACACCCGGATCCTGCAGGAGCGTTGGGACGGCGGCCTGGACACCTCCGGCCTCGGCGGCGTCACGTACCTGAACCTCCTGCTCGACGCTCAGGTGCGGCAGAACGCCGCCGAGCGGGCCTACGCCGAGGCGCAGGCGACCTACCGCGTCGCCCTCGCCGGGCTGGAGCGGGTGAAGGGCACGATGCTGCGGTACCGCGGCATCGAGGCGGTCGAGGGAGAAGCCGCCGACGGCCTGCCCGAGCTGCGCCTGGAGCCGAGCGTCGGCGAGCCGCTGGCGGCCGACGCTTGGCCGCGGACCGCGGGGCCCGCGGCCGCGGCGGCCGCGCCGTCCGCGGAGGAGCCGGCCGCGCCGCCCGCGGAGCCGGCGTCCGGGCCCGCGGGGGAGGCCGCGCCGGTCGCGGCCCGCCGGCCGGCGCCGCTGCTGGACGCCGGCGAGGACGCGCCGATCGACCACGAGAGATGGCTGGCCGAGCTCGAGGAGCTCAACGCCCTCTCCACGGCGCTCACGAACCCCTGGTGACCCGCGTGCCGCCCGCCGCTGCCCGCGGCTCCGCGGCACCCCCGACCCGCACGACGCCCGGCTCCTCCGCCGGCTCCCGCTCTCTCTTTCCACCCGCTCCGCCATGCCCGAGCCACGCCCCTCCGCCAAGCCCGCCCGCCGCGGCCCCCGCTACTCCACCCTGGAGCCGCGGCTGCTGATGGACGCGAACCCGGTGGCCGCCGGGGCGCCGCCGGAAGAGGTGCAGCTCGGGGAGGACTTCAGCTTCGAGCTGTCGTTCCAGAACGACGAGCTCGCCGGCGGAGAGACCGGCTTCGGCCCCTTCATCGACCTGATCTTCCCGACCGCGGGCGAGGACGGCGCCGGCGCGAACGGCAACGCCGCCGATCCCGCCGACGACGACGGGATCACCTTCAACTCCGCCTCGTACCTGGGCTCGGCGGTCGACGCCGAGACCTTCGTCTTCGAGGACACCAACGGCGACGGCACCGGCACGATCCTGCACCCCCACGCCGTCGACGCCAGCGGCGACCCGCTGGAGGTCACCGGCAACGCCGGCGACACGCTGGTGGTGCTCACGCTGCCCTTCGGCTCGTACACGCCCGAGCAGCCGGCGGCGAACGTTCAGATCAACGCGACGCTCTCCGGCGACGCCGACCTGGGCACGCCGCTGCAGATCCAGACCCGGGCCGGCTTCGGCTTCGGCGCCGACGCCGCCGACAACCCCGCCACCGACCCCTCCATCGTCGGCGAGAACGGCACCGGGGCGTTCACCGCTTACGGCGTCACGCCGACGCTGCTCTCGCTGGACAAGGTCTACAACGGCCCCGAGGGCGAGACCGCCACCGGCCCGAACTTCGAGCGGAGCTACACCGTCACCGCCTCGATCGCGTCGGGCCAGACGCTCAGCGGCTTCTCCATCGAGGACGATCTGCCCGACGGGGTCGTCCTCACCGGCGACTTCAGCGGCAGCTCGCTGGACGCCGACGGCAACGGGCCGACCGTGACGGTCGACACCTCCTCGGGCCGGCCGGTCGTCACCGCGTCCTGGGCGGGCGTGGTCAGCGGCGACGTGGCGTTCGTCTACGCCTTCGTGGCGCCCGAGCTCACCAACGGGACCCCGCTGATCGATCCCGACACCGGGGCCTCGGTCCGCGTCTCGGACCCCGACGCCGACTTCCGGCCCGGCAACGTCGACGCCACGGCCGAGGGCCTCTGGACGCCCGACGACGCGCGGGACCGCACCGGCAGCCCGGTGTCGGCCACGGCGTCGGTGGAGGCGGCCGAGCCTTTCGACGCCAAGAGCCTCGCGGTGCAGAAGAGCGTCGGCGTGGTCGGCGGCGGGTCGGCGGTGCCGGGGGCCGTCCTCGAGTACACGATCGACTTCCAGATCAGCGACTTCTTCAGCTTCGACGACCTCCAGCTCGAGAGCGTGATCAGCGACGGCCAGCGGCTCAAGGCCGATGCCGCGCCCACCTTCAGCTTCACCGACCGCGACGGCACCGCCACGGGCGGCTTCACCGCCGGCGGCGGGACGTACTTCACGGTCGACACGAGCGACATCGACGGCGTGAACGACGGCAGCGGCGACACCGTGCTGACCTTCGACGTCTCGGGGGCGATGGACGCCGTGGGGGCCGCCGCCGACCACGACCGCGTGCTCCGCGGCGGCGAGTCGGGCGCCACCGGGGCCGCCGCGGCCACTGGCCGCGTCGTGTTCCGCACGGTCGTCCAGGACGCGTTCACCGACGACTTCTCCAGCGGCGACCCCTCCGTCGACCAGAACGACGGCCTCACCGCCACCGTGACCGCCACGGGCCGGGTGCTCGCCGAGGCCGACCTCTCGCCCACGGGCCACACCGCCTCGGACGGCAGCGGCGCTGGGGTGACGATCGCGAGCGCGGGCTTCACGAAGACGCTGTACGCGATCAACGGGAACCCCGTCGGCGCGGGCGATCAGCTCATCTCCCCCGGCGACGAGGTCACCTACCGGCTCACCTACACCAGCCCGGCCACGGACTTCGAGGGCTTGGTCTTCACCGACTTCCTCCCCAAGCCGGTCTTCGACGCGGGCAGCCTCACCGGCCCCGGCAACGGCTTCACGAACGTGCTCAACGGCGACGGCGTGCCCGACGCCGGGCAGGCGGCCTACGGCCCCGCCGACGAGTACTTCGCGTTCGCGCAGTCCGACAACGCCAGCGGCGACGCGATCCGCGACCTGCCGATCCTCACCGAAGAGGGCGGCAACGCCTTCAACCTCGCCTTCGGCACCGCCGACGACCCCGGCAACACGCAGCGCGTCATCGACGTGCTCTTCACCGTCGAGGTCGGCACGGAGCCCTTCGCCGACGGCCTCAAGCTCACGAACCTGGCCCAGGCCAGCGAGTCCAACACCCAGGGCGGCAGCACGAGCGCCCCGGCGATCATCCAGATCCGCCTGGGCGAGCCCGACGTGCGCCTGATCACCGGCGTGGTGGCGGTCGGGGCGGGGGAGCCCGGGACGTTCTCCGGCGGCGCGGGCGGTCTTGGCGGCGCGAGCTTCGCCGCCGCGGGCACCGCCAGCGACGACGACGCCGGCACCACCGCCGACGCGGCCTTCACCGGCGCGGTCACCTCCGCCTCGCTGGAGGCCGACCCGATCGACAACGACCTCTCCGGCGTCGACGCCGGCGACGTCGTGCGCTTCGCCACCGTCATCGAGAACACGGGCTCGTCCCCGAAGGGCGCCTACGACGTCGCCTTCGCCGCCGTCGCCCCGCGCGGCTTCGACCCGGCGACGATCCAGAACCTGCAGGTGACCCGCGGCGACGGCACCGAGCTCACCCTCGGCACCGACTACGTGCTCCGCGGGTCGGGCTTGCTGGATTTGGGCATCGAGCTCGTCGACACCGGCGGCACCACCCGCGGCGCCCTGGCCGCCGGCGACGCCACCGACGGCAGCAACCTCGTCGTGGTCACCTACGACCTCACCGCCAGCGGCCCGGCGACCGGCGAGGCGGACAACGGCCCGGCGGAGGCGGGCTCGGGGGCCCTGGACGCCAGCGCCGGCTCGTCCACGCTGCTCTCGTACACCAACACCGAAGGCAACACGAACTTCACCGACGGGACGCGTGGGGACGACGTCCGCGTTGCGTTCGATGCGCCCACCATCGCGTCGGCGACGGTGGGCACCGGCTTCACGTCGAGCTTCGTGGACAGCCTGCACGAAGCGGTGATCGGCGAGACGGTGCGCGTCCGCGTGGTCGTGGAGGTCCCCGAGGGCGTCAGCCGGGATGTGGTGGTCAGCACGGACCTCGGCGACTCCTACGCCTTCACCGGGATCACCGAGGTCCAGACTTACGGGGCGTTGACGCGGGCCAGCGACGGGGGGACGTACGACCTCCCGCTGGTGCAGTCCGCCGTCACCGTCGCCGATCAGGGGCGCTCGTTCTCGGTGGACCTGGGGGACATCGCCAACGCCAGCAACGACAACGACGCCGTGCACGCGGTGGTGTTCTTCTACGAAGCGATCGTCCTCGACGTCCCTGCGAACGTCCGCAACGCACAGCCTCCGATGCTGACGGATCTCGCCTACGACGCCGACGGCGAGCGGCAGGCAGTGGCTCCGGCGCCCGGCGACGACCCCGACCGCGTGCGCATCCTCGAGCCGCGGCTGGACCTGACCGTGACCGCGGACGCCGATCCGGGCCCGGGCGTGTCGCGCGAGGTGGAGGCGGGTGAAGAAGTCCGCTACACCATCCGGCTCGAGAACAACGGGCCGTCGCACGCGCTGCAAACCACGGCCTACGACGCCGAGCTCGGCGTGACCTTCGAGGCGGGGCTCGGCGACGTGACGGTGCTCGGCGTGACCGACTCCCGCGGGATCTTCACCGCCGCGGACTTCGAGTTCGTCGGCGACCACCTCCGGCTCAAGGACCGCGACCCGGGTTCCGGGGTCGATCGCACCTTCGATCTCGCGCCCGGCGAGTCGATCGAGCTGGACGTGGCGGCCACCGTCGCCGAGGGCGTCTCGCCCGGGCAGTCCCTGCTGGCCGACGGGTCGCTGCGCTACACCTCCACGCCCGGCGAGCCCAACGACCCCTCCGCCGAGAACGCGGACGACCAGGAGCGGCTGTACTTCGCGCTCGACGCGCCCGCGCAGGACAGCGTGGTCGTCCGGGACGTCGTCCCGGTCAAGACGATCCTGACCTCCAGCGAGGCGCACACGGCGGAAGCGGGCGACGCGGCGACGCTGGCGGTGGGTGAGATCGTGCGGATCGAGATCGCCGCGGAGCTGCCGCGGTCCACCCTCGCCAACCTGCGCCTCGCCGACCTGCTGCCCGAGGGCATGGCCCTCCGCGGCGACGGCGACGTGCGGGTGAGCTTCGTGTCCGACGCGACGATCACCGCCAACGAGCTGCCCGCCGGCGCCGACAACGACGCCGACCCGGCCACCGAGCCGCTGCCCGCCGGCCGCGTCTCCTCCTCCACCGATCCGGGCACGGGCGTGACGACGCTGATCTTCGATCTCGGCGACGTGGTGGTCGGGAGCGACGGCACCGACGGCAACCCCGAGCGGGTGCTGCTGTCCTACGCCGCCGTCGTCACCAACAAGGCCTCCGCCGAGGCCGGCGGCGGCGGCGCCTTCGCGGCGGAGGTGCTCATCGGCCCGGAGACCGCCGGTGAAGGCACCGCGTCCAACACCGTGACGCTCGCCTACGTCGAGCCGGCGGTCACGGACCTGGCGACCTCGGTGGCCGCGGCCAGCGGGGCCGACGCCGGCGACTCCGTCCTGTTCACCTCCCGCTTCTCCAACAGCGGCAAGGCCGACGCGTTCGAGGTGACGCTCCGCGACGACATCGGCGACCCGGCGGACCTGACGCTGGACCCCGCGAGCGTCTCGGTGACGGTGGGCGGCACGCCGGTCGCCTTCACCAACGCCTCCACCGGCAACCAGCTGCTCATCGTGCTCGACGACCCGCTGGCCGCCGAGTCGGCGGAGGTTGTGGTGAGCTACAGCGCGACGCTCTCGGGGAACCTGGACGCGGGCACCGCGATCCAGAACGCCGCCGAGGTGAGCTTCACCAGCCTGCCCGGCGACGGCACCGACGCCGGCACCGGGGGCAACGGCACCGGATTGGCGGCGGGCACGCCGGGCGGGACCCAGGGCGAGCGGACCGGCGCCGGCGGCGTGAACGACCACGTCGACACGGACGCGGATCTCGGCACCACGGCCTCCCCCACCATCGACCTGCTGGCGCCCGCCACCGCCGCGGCCTCCGTCGGCGACGAGGTGACCTGGGAGGCCCGGGTCACGCTGCCCGAGGGGCGGACCCGGAGCTTCAGCGCGAGCTTCGACGTTCCCGACGGCCTGGCCGTGACCGGCTGGCGCATCGTGCCCGGCGGCTTCGCCGGCACGCTGCCCACCCCCACCCAGACCTCCGGCGGAGCCAGCGGGGAGGACCTGACGCTCTCCTTCGGCGACCTCACCAACCCCGCCGACGGCGGCGGCGGCAACGACGGCTTCCGCATCGAGTTCGACACCGTCGTGGTCGACGAGGCCGCCAACGCCGACGGCGCCCGCCGCACGCTGCTCGCCAATCTGGACTTTGTCGACGGGCAGGACGACGCCAGGGACGACCGGGACGCCACGGCGGAGAGCGTGACGGTGGTCGAACCGGATCTCTCGGTCGCCACCGCCGCGTCGGGCGGGGCCACCGCGAGCGACCCGGTCACCTTCGTGACCACGGTCGTGCACACGCCCGGCAGCTCCGCCACGGCCTACGACCTCTCCTTCGCCGACGCCGCCCCGGCCGGCTTCGTGGTCACCGGGATCGCCGGGGTGGCGGCCGCTCCGGGCACCACGCTCCCCGCCGGGCTCAACGCGGCCTCGTTCGAGGTCGCTCCCGATGGGCGGTCCGTCCGCCTGGTCGCCGGCGTCGCCGAGGCGCTGGACCTGCCGCTGGGCACCGGCTTCGAGCTCACCTGGACCGCGTCCGCGACGGCCGAGGCCCTCGCCGGCGCTGCCTATGCGAACGACGCGCAGCTCGCCTGGACGAGCACCGACGGCGAGCCGGGGGCCGGCGAGCCGGGCGAGCGCGACGGCAGCGACGGCGTCGGGTCGGCCCCCGCCTACCAGCAGGACGCCAGCGGCCTGGTGGTGGTGGAGGCGGAGCGGTACCACGGCAGCAGCGACGGCAGGGATTCGATGTGGTCCGTCATCGACGCGGGCGGCGGCGCCACCGCCGTGCGCGCCGATCCCAACGCGGGGCTCAACACCGACACCGACCTCGCCTCGCTGTCGCCCCGGCTGGATTACCGCGTGGAGTTCGACCGCAGCGGCACGCACTACGTGTGGGTCCGGATGCGGGCCGATCCCGACTTCCCCGGCGGCAACGACAGCCTCCACATCGGCCTCGACGGGGCGAGGATCGCGTCCTCGGACCGGATCTCCGCGAGCAACCAGACCGAGTTCATCTGGACTCGGAACACGATGGACAGCGCGGAGACCCGGGCCCACATCGACGGCATCACCGCCGGTGAGCACACGCTGAACCTGTGGATGCGCGAGGACGGCGTGGAGGTGGACCGGATCCTGCTCACCGACGACGGGTCCTTCACGCCGGGCTCGGGCGTGGGACCCCCGGCGAGCGCCGGCGGCCCCGACGGCACGACCGACCGCTACGCGGCGGAGGCTTCGGCCGAGCGGACGCTTCCGGCGGACCTCAGCCTCACCAAGCGCTTCCACGGCGACCCCGCCGCCGGCGGCACCATCGACTCGGCCGCGATCGGCGACACGGTCACCGTCGAGCTGGTGCTGGACCTCTCCGAGGGCACCACCTCCGGCGTGTCCATCGCCGAGCGGATCCCCGCGGGCCTCCGCCTCGTGGACGGCAGCCTGCGGCTGCTCTTCGACGCCGGCGTCTCCGCGCCCGACGCGGCCGACGCGTTCAGCGTCGCGGCCAACGGCGTGGACCACACGCTGTCGCTGGGGGACGTCGTCGTCGAGCCCGACGGCGGCTCGGGCAACGACCGCGTCACCATCCGCTACGAGGCGGTCGTCGAGAACGCCGCGGCCACCACGGCGGCCACCTTCTTTCGGGAAGCCGCGACGGCGTCCGCCACCGCCGGCGGCGGCGTCAGCGACAGCGGGGTCGATCGCCTCGACGTCGACGAGGCCGACCTGACGCTTGCGTCGTCGGTGATCGGCACCTCCCGGCCGGACGGCGACACCGACGCCATCGAGGCCGGCGACACCGTCACCTACCGCGCAGAGGTCGCGCACGCCGCCACCAGCGAGGCGGGCGCCTTCGACCTGACGCTCACCGACGCCGCGGCCGACGGCCTGCTGATCACGGCCCTTGACGCGGTAAGCGGCAGTTCCGGATTGACCGCCGCCGACTTCGAGATCGTCGACGCCGGCGGGAACGCCGTGACCGACGGCAGCGGCGGGGTGGGGATCCGCCTTCTGCCCGGCCGCGACCTCGCCGAGGGCCAGACGCTGCGGGTCGACTACGTCGCCACCGCGCAGGCGGGCGTCTCCGCCGGCGCTGCCCTCGCCACCGACCTGCGGCTGACCTTCACCTCCACCGACGGCTCGAACGCCGACGAGCGGAACGGGTCGGCGTCGCCCGGCTTCAACGACCACTTCCGCGCCGCCAGCGCCTCCGCCACGGCGGGCGACGCCTTCGAGCTGACCAAGGCCGTGGCCGACGCCGGCGGCGACGGCGGGGCCGCGGTCGGCGAGACGCTGACCTACACGCTGACGCTGGAGCTCTTCGAGGGCACGACCGACGGCGTCCAGATCGCGGACGTCCTCCCCGGAGGCGTCCGCATCCTCGACGGCACCGTCGCCGTCGCCTTCGGCACGCCGGGCACGACGACGAGCAACACGATCCCCGCGACGGTCGTCCCCAGCGGGCAGGACCTGCTCTTCGACCTCGGCACGGTCGTCGTCCCCGGCGACGGCAGCGGGAGCAACAACACCGTCACGATCACCTACGACGCGGTCGTGGAGAACGCCGCTTCGAACCACCGGGACGCCACGCTCGCCTCCGGCGCCACCGCATCGGCGACGCCCGCGGCCGGCGACCTCGCCGCCACCGCGACGCCCGCGTCCATCGACGTCGACGAGGCGGACCTGACGCTGCAGACCGCCATCGTCGGAACCTCCCGCCCCGGTGACGCGACGGCCGGCATCGAGGCCGGGGACACCCTCACGTACCGCACCTCCGTCGCCCATGCGCCCGGCAGCGAAGCCGCGGCGTACGACCTGCTGCTCCGCGACGACGCCGCGGAGGGCCTGCGGATCACCTCCATCGACCGCGTGCTCGGCGCATCGGGCCTCGCCGCCGGCGACTTCCGGATCGTCGACGCCGCGGGCGACCCGGTGGCGCCCGGCGTCGGCGGCGTCGCGATCGAGCTGCTGCCCGGCCGCGACCTCGGGCTGGCGGAGTCCTTTGAGGTGGAGTACACGGCGACGGCGCAGGCCGACCTCGCCGCGGGCGCCACCCTCGCCAGCGACGCGCGGCTGACCTTCACCTCCACCGACGGGCCCAACGCCGACGAGCGGGACGGATCCGGCGACTCCGCCGAGGACGACTTCGTCCGCTCCGCGGCGGTCGCGGCGTCCGCCGGCGACCGCCTGGAGCTCACCAAGACCGTGTCCGAGCCCTCGGGCAACGGCGGGGCGGAGATCGGCGAGACGCTGACGTACACGCTCCGCCTCGCGCTCATCGAGGGCGTCACCGAGGCGGTCACGATCGCCGAGCGCCTGCCCGACGGCGTGACGCTCGTGCCCGGGAGCGTCGCCGTCACCGGCGGCACGGCCGGGACCACCTTCGGCAACCCCGACGCCGCGACCGACTTCGTCCAGACCGGCCGGGACCTCGCCTTCACCCTGGGCGACGTCGCGATCCCCGCCGACGCCTCGGCGACCAACGCGACGGTGACGCTGACCTACGACGTCACGGTCGACAACGCGGCGGGGCTCCAGCGGGGCACGCCGCTCGCCTCGGCGGCGACCGCCTCCGGCGGCGGCCCGGGCGTGGCCGACAGCACCGACGACGCCGCGCTCGCGGTGGCCGAGCCCGAGCTGACGGTGGCCACGGCCATCGACGGCACCAGCCGCCCCGGCGGCGCGACGAGCGGGCTCGAAGCGGGCGACACCGTGCGGTACGCGACGACCCTCGAGCACGCCGGAGGCAGCGACGCGACCGGCCACGATGCGATCCTGGTGATCCGCGCCGCGCCGGGGACCTCGTTCACCTCGCTGGCGGACGTGACGATCGGCGGCTCCAACGCCCTGGGCCTGACGGCCGCGGACTTCGAGCTCTTCGACGCCGGCGGCGGGCCGGACACCGGCCTGCGGCTGATCGACCCCGGCGGCGCGGACCTGGGCGTCGGCGAGCGGCTCGAGATCGGGTACACGGCGGTCGTCGGCGTCGGCGTGGAGCAGAACGCGCAGCTCGACGCGATCGCCACGGCGGCGTGGAGCTCCCTGGACGGAGCCGTACCCGGCGAGCGGGACGGCGGCGACGGCGTGGGTGGCCCGCTCGACGATTACGCGGCAACCGCCACGGGCTCCGTCGAGAGCGGGCAGTCGCTGGCGGTCGTCTCCAGCGTGTCCACCCCCGCCGGCGACGGCTCGGCGACCGTCGGCGAGGTGGTGACCTACGCCTTCGCGGTGGAGGTGCCCGAGGGCACCACCGAGGCCGTCGTGCTCGACCTGGTGCTCCCCGCCGCGGTGCAGCCCGTGCTCGACGACGCGGCCCGCCCGCCGGCGCTGGCCGCCGCCGCCGGCAACGCCGGCATCGCGTCGGGCTTCGCGGGGGTCGCCTCCTTCACCGACCTCGGCGGCGGCCGCTACCGCGTGGACCTCGGCGACGTGGTCAACCCCGACAACGGCGTCGACGGCGACGAGACCGTCACGCTGACCTTCGACGCCCGCGTGCTCGACCGGCCGGCCAACGCCAACGGGGCGCTGCCCAACGCGACCGCCTCGGTGGCCACGACCTCCGGCGGCGGGCTCACGGCCACCGACCCGCAAGCCTCCTTCCGCGTCGACGAGCCGGAGCTGGGCCTGACCAAGACGGTCGACAACGCCACGCCGCGGCTGGGCGAGACGGTGACCTTCACCCTCGACACCGCGCACCTCGACGCCTCCACCGCCACCGCGCACGACCTGGTGATCACCGACGCGATGCCCCCGGGGCTGACCCTGGACGCGGGCAGCGTGGTGGTGCGGGTCGACGGCGTCGCCTTCCCCGCGGGCGTGGTCGCCGGCAACGGCCCCGGCGACGCCTCCGTCCGCGTCGACCTCTCCTCCCTCCCCGAGGGGGTGGCGGTCCGCGTCACCTACGCGGCGGTGGTCACCTCCGACCCCGCGGCCTTCGGCGACACGCTCGACGCCCCCGCCGGCCTGGCCTGGGACTCCCTCGCCGCCGACGACGGCGGCACCGACTCGGAGGACCGCGACGGCTTCGTCACCGACACGACCGACGCGCCGACCGTCATCTCCGGTGCCGACCTCGTCGTCAGCGTCGACGACGGCGCCGCGGACCGCGTGCCCGGCGAGACGTTCTCGTACGCCGTCCGCGTCGAGAACCCGGCGCTCCCGCACGGGCTCGCCGCCCGCGGCGTGGTGGTGACCGCGGTGGTGCCCGAAGGCCTCACCTTCATCGGGACCACCGGGGCCGGGTCGGACTGGGCCGCGTACGACGCGGCGACCCGCACCCTCACCTCCACCGCCCGCGGCATCGCCACGGGCGCGGCGGACACGCTGGCGGTGGACGTCCGCGTCGACAACGCCGCGGCCTCGGGCCTGGAGAGCTTCACGCTCGGAGCCAGCGCGACGCAGCAGGACCTCGAGCCCACCCCCGCCGACAACGCGGCGAGCGACACGGACACCCTCCGCGCCGCCCCCGACTACGCCGTCGAGGTGACCGACTCGGTCGCTCCCGGCGAAGCCCTCGAGCCCGGCGACACGATCCGCTACGGCGTCGTCGCCTCCAACGTCGGCAACCAGGACGGCACCGACGTCGTCGTCACGCTCCGGCTCGACCCCGCGGCGATCGAGGACGTCCAGCCCTCCGGCAACGGCGTCTACGACCCCGCCACCGGCGTGGTGACCTGGACGCTCCCGACCCTCGCCGCCGAGGGCCCCGGCGCGACGCCGGCCCCCGGCAGCAGCGCCGCCTTCACCGTGGACGCCACCGTCCGCGGGGACCTCTCCGCGACGATCGTGAGCTTCACCGGCGACGCGGCGATCGCCGACGACGGCGGCGACGGGGCGGATCCCGACGCAAGCAACAACGGCTCCGCCGGCGTGCCGGTCGCGCTGGAGGCGGTGCCGAACCTGGGCGTGACGATCAGCGACGGCCTCGACGGCGCCTCGCCCGGCGACGAGACCGCCTACGTGGTGACGCTGAGCAACGCCGGCCCCGGGCAGGAGGCGGTGAACGCGGTGGTGGAGGTGACCCTCCCCGAGTCGGTGCTCCGCGTCACCACCGTCGGGACCGGCCCGGACGCGGTGGACGTGGCGGCGATCGCCGACCCCGCCACCGGCGTCGCGACCTTCTCGGGCATCGCCCGCACGGCCGACGGCGTGGAGGTGCCCTACACCGCCACGCTGACGCCGGCGTCGGCCTCGGCCGAGCCGGGCAGCGGCAACGCGACGCTCCGCTACGCCTTCGCCTCGGTGCCGGTGGGCGTGGTCCTCCCGCTGGTCCACAACACGGAGCTGCTCGACCCGCCGCCCTCGGGCGTGCGGTCGTACGCCAGCTCGGTGACGGTCGCCGACGACGGGACCAACGGCCTCGAGCGGGACCTCCGCAACAACACCGCGACCGACGCGAACAGCCTCGACGTCTTCGTTTTCGACTCCGGAACGGACGCCCGCCCCGGCGGCTCGGGCTCGGGCTTCTCCGCCGGGCCGCGGGCCTACGGCGTGGCGGCGGGCTTCGACGACGGCTTCCGCAGCTTCGCCTCGTCCGACCGGGCGCCCGACCCGGTCTACAGCGGCAACGCCGCGCCGGGCGCCTCGGTCAGCGTCGACCTCTACGACGACCAGGGCAACCGCATCGGCAGCCGGAGCGTCACCGCCGACGCGGCCGGGAGCTGGTCGCTCTCGCTGCCCTCGGCGATCATCCACAGCGAGAACCGCGTGGAGGCGCCCCCCGTCTTCGCCGAGGCCCGCAACTTCGGCTACGGGCACCGGCTCTTCGACGACCGCCTGTCTTCGCTGGGGTACGACGTCGCCGGCGGCGGCAACACGGTGGGCACGCTGCTGGGGCCGGGCTCCTTCACCGCGGTGGTCGGCAGCCAGGCGGGGACGCTCGGCGGCGGGCTCGACGGCGAGACGCCGATCACCGGCTTCACGCCGGCGACCGGCCAGCGGGCCTTCGTCACCG from Phycisphaera mikurensis NBRC 102666 carries:
- a CDS encoding TolC family protein; this translates as MQARTSTAPRTARRRTPLIARRRALAAGAVAASLVAAGGCRSPLDEARRASIDFRHDLLRDFREQVEASVIAPDAEQSAFADRLAEASIPDPLEDPAVWWSAASRDAVFGDGATLEASLDDLLKATLVHSSQVKVFSDLPLIRRTAVAEAEGRFTPRFFAEGRYDNTNEPVGSTLQTGGPDRFKEEEILGEIGLRKRTRSGADVTLSERLSYTDNNSVFFVPNPQSRAQLALSVVQPLLRGAGTGYNTSILEIAEIDSEAAREEFVRQASFHLMEVTRAYWNLYLVRSRHLQDQRLFEATQSLVDKAEARAGLDTPGEVLLRSRSALNERRSGLIRSKAAIRNAEDRIKSLVNDPELIGGGRELVLGDLPTAFPEAPKLVPTAEAALLHRPEVNQAFLQWRAAAVRSGIAQNETLPQLDAIAEVATSGLREGGETGEAIDDQFNSDLSFTLGLRFETPIGRSERDARALRRRLELRSQGNQVKVTIETVLLEVKVGVREVRTAYEDLVSRHGTLLATREDTRILQERWDGGLDTSGLGGVTYLNLLLDAQVRQNAAERAYAEAQATYRVALAGLERVKGTMLRYRGIEAVEGEAADGLPELRLEPSVGEPLAADAWPRTAGPAAAAAAPSAEEPAAPPAEPASGPAGEAAPVAARRPAPLLDAGEDAPIDHERWLAELEELNALSTALTNPW